In the Borrelia turicatae 91E135 genome, one interval contains:
- a CDS encoding TIGR00282 family metallophosphoesterase — protein sequence MSLRILIAGEVVGKPGIVVIKNFLSSFKQKKGIDFVISGNNFTTGFRGLCKRHAFLLKKYGVDVLTLGENAFVRAGLSDELDKYNFILKPLNCPTKLKGYSYFIYSVSGSKVAVIRLVGQTGITKYNFNNPFFAFDYFYEKIKLHTNNIIVLFDSNTTAEVNAMFFYLKSRVSACLGIGKRILTADLRIFDSTAVITDLGRVGSLNSVIGYEPKFEIDKFLRGFLNNRFTESWDGLGFNGVIVDIDNGKAVKVEIVREYIDFDGYLENSNDV from the coding sequence GTGAGTTTGCGGATTTTGATTGCTGGGGAGGTTGTAGGTAAGCCTGGCATTGTTGTGATAAAGAACTTTTTGTCTTCTTTTAAACAAAAAAAGGGAATTGATTTTGTGATATCTGGTAATAATTTTACTACAGGGTTTCGCGGTCTGTGTAAGAGACATGCATTTTTGCTAAAAAAGTATGGTGTAGACGTTTTAACTTTAGGAGAAAATGCGTTTGTAAGAGCTGGACTAAGTGATGAACTTGATAAATATAATTTTATTTTAAAACCTTTAAATTGTCCTACTAAATTAAAAGGTTACTCTTATTTTATTTACAGTGTTAGTGGTAGTAAGGTTGCTGTAATTAGACTTGTTGGACAGACGGGAATTACAAAATATAATTTTAATAATCCTTTTTTTGCTTTTGATTATTTTTATGAAAAAATTAAGTTACACACTAATAATATAATTGTGCTTTTTGATTCAAATACTACAGCTGAGGTTAATGCTATGTTTTTTTATCTAAAATCTAGAGTTAGTGCTTGTTTAGGTATTGGTAAGAGAATATTAACAGCAGATCTTAGGATTTTTGATAGTACTGCGGTTATTACTGATCTTGGTAGAGTTGGTAGTCTAAATAGTGTTATTGGATACGAGCCTAAATTTGAGATAGATAAATTCTTGAGAGGTTTTTTGAATAATCGATTTACTGAATCCTGGGATGGACTTGGCTTTAATGGTGTTATAGTTGATATTGATAATGGTAAAGCTGTTAAGGTTGAAATTGTAAGAGAATATATCGATTTTGATGGCTATCTTGAGAATAGTAATGATGTTTAA
- the murA gene encoding UDP-N-acetylglucosamine 1-carboxyvinyltransferase — MYSYLVEGGFKIGGKITASGNKNAALPCITATLLTDEEVILENIPDIKDVEVILSILKDIGAEVLREGDTLKIKALNVVKTEIDSSLTDLIRASILFLGPMIARCGRIDIAPPGGDVIGKRRLDTHFYGLGKLGARLIEGERIVLEIDKLVGAYMFLDEASVTATENIIMAAVLAFGETVIINAACEPHVQDLCNMLNSMGADISGIGSNVLRIKGVKKLSGTRFRIGADFMQVGSLISLSALTGGELEINKADPKNFVLISHVYSRLGINFEYDNENIYVKEKQDLKVKLDFGGHVPKIDDGPWPAFPTDLMSIMIVTATQVHGTVLIFEKMFESRMFFVDKLIKMGAQIVLCDPHRVVVTGKTILKGSNVSSPDVRAGMSLLIAALCAEGESRIQNVYQIERGYEDVVVKLGALGAKITRVEER; from the coding sequence ATGTATAGCTATCTTGTAGAGGGTGGTTTTAAAATAGGTGGAAAGATAACAGCTAGTGGAAATAAGAATGCGGCTTTGCCTTGCATTACAGCGACATTACTTACAGATGAGGAAGTTATTTTAGAAAATATTCCAGATATTAAAGATGTAGAAGTTATTTTAAGCATTTTAAAGGATATAGGGGCTGAAGTATTAAGGGAAGGTGATACTCTTAAAATTAAGGCTTTAAATGTTGTGAAGACCGAGATAGATTCTTCCTTGACGGATTTAATTAGGGCCTCAATTTTGTTTTTGGGTCCTATGATTGCTAGATGTGGTAGAATCGACATTGCTCCTCCTGGTGGAGATGTTATTGGTAAGAGACGTCTTGATACTCATTTTTATGGACTTGGCAAGCTTGGTGCTAGGTTGATAGAGGGTGAACGGATTGTTTTGGAAATAGATAAGTTAGTTGGTGCTTATATGTTTTTAGATGAGGCATCAGTTACTGCTACTGAAAATATTATTATGGCTGCTGTTCTTGCTTTTGGTGAGACTGTAATAATTAATGCTGCATGTGAACCGCATGTGCAAGATTTGTGTAACATGTTGAATTCTATGGGTGCTGATATTTCTGGTATTGGTTCTAATGTTCTTAGAATAAAGGGTGTAAAAAAATTAAGTGGTACTAGATTTCGTATAGGTGCTGATTTCATGCAGGTAGGTTCCTTAATTAGTCTTTCTGCATTAACGGGTGGTGAGCTTGAGATTAATAAAGCTGATCCTAAAAATTTTGTTTTAATAAGTCATGTATATTCAAGGCTTGGCATTAATTTTGAGTATGACAATGAAAATATATATGTCAAAGAAAAACAGGATTTGAAGGTGAAATTGGATTTTGGGGGACATGTTCCCAAAATTGATGATGGGCCCTGGCCAGCTTTTCCAACAGATCTTATGAGTATAATGATAGTAACTGCGACTCAAGTTCACGGAACTGTTCTTATTTTTGAGAAAATGTTTGAATCAAGAATGTTTTTTGTAGACAAACTTATTAAAATGGGTGCTCAGATCGTCCTTTGTGATCCCCATCGTGTGGTGGTCACAGGAAAAACCATTCTTAAAGGAAGTAATGTATCTTCTCCTGATGTTAGGGCTGGCATGTCTTTGCTTATTGCAGCTCTTTGTGCTGAAGGTGAGAGTCGTATTCAAAATGTTTATCAAATTGAAAGAGGATATGAGGATGTTGTTGTCAAGTTAGGTGCTTTAGGAGCAAAGATTACGAGAGTGGAAGAGAGGTGA
- a CDS encoding MATE family efflux transporter, with protein MLLSRTKTRELILEGNLYRVLLVISFPIVITNVLQAFYELVDMFYVGKLGVMPLAALSLTGPINFFIMVFAMGMAIGSVSLMSRCIGEETFSKFSKYAGQLIFLNFVLSLFVAVLVLVFIDSILDIMNVSGELRELTKSYFYVVIYAIPVMFLSVSVVYILNAQGETVIAMMLILVANVINFILDPILMFTFGLGIAGAAWSTLFSKLMTVFSYFFLTYRLNCGLKVRLRDIAPDIIIIKNIINLGFPAIFGQMMASLSFLIFNYIVIQISSKFLAAYGMANNIISFLLLPGMSIGTGIIAIVGQNLGAKNISRVEDILKKGFFVTLIIMITVASFLISFKEIIIETFTNDLEVVGYANSYFLLASIGAVGFGLQQVFFGGLIGAGFTKLVMIVICIRLWIIRLPAVFILQYFGFMEDSLGYAFIISNYVALIILLCLTFTKYWAKAQ; from the coding sequence ATGTTATTAAGTAGAACTAAAACGAGGGAATTAATATTAGAAGGCAATTTATATCGAGTGCTTTTAGTTATTAGTTTTCCTATCGTGATAACTAATGTTCTTCAGGCTTTTTATGAGCTTGTAGATATGTTTTATGTTGGGAAACTTGGAGTTATGCCACTTGCCGCATTATCTCTTACTGGTCCTATTAATTTCTTTATTATGGTTTTTGCTATGGGAATGGCTATAGGAAGTGTATCATTAATGTCTAGATGTATTGGAGAAGAGACTTTTTCTAAGTTTTCAAAATATGCAGGGCAATTAATTTTTTTAAATTTTGTATTGTCTTTGTTTGTTGCAGTTTTAGTTTTAGTCTTTATAGATTCAATTTTAGATATTATGAATGTAAGTGGTGAACTTAGAGAACTTACAAAATCTTATTTTTATGTCGTAATCTATGCGATACCAGTAATGTTTTTAAGTGTTTCCGTTGTGTACATATTAAATGCTCAAGGAGAGACTGTCATTGCAATGATGCTGATTTTGGTTGCAAATGTTATTAATTTTATTCTTGATCCAATTTTAATGTTTACTTTTGGTTTAGGTATTGCCGGTGCTGCTTGGTCTACTCTTTTTTCAAAATTAATGACAGTTTTTTCTTATTTTTTTTTAACTTATAGACTAAATTGCGGACTTAAAGTGCGTTTAAGAGACATTGCTCCAGATATTATTATAATAAAAAATATTATTAATTTGGGATTTCCGGCAATTTTTGGACAGATGATGGCTTCCCTGTCGTTTTTAATTTTTAATTACATTGTAATTCAAATCAGCTCAAAGTTTTTAGCTGCTTATGGTATGGCTAATAATATTATTTCTTTTTTACTTCTTCCTGGAATGAGTATTGGTACTGGAATTATTGCGATTGTTGGACAAAATCTTGGTGCAAAGAATATTAGCAGGGTAGAAGATATTTTAAAAAAGGGATTTTTTGTTACCTTGATAATAATGATCACAGTTGCATCATTTTTAATATCTTTTAAAGAGATTATAATAGAAACTTTTACAAATGATTTGGAAGTTGTTGGTTATGCTAATAGTTATTTTTTATTGGCATCGATTGGAGCTGTTGGATTTGGATTGCAACAAGTTTTTTTTGGAGGATTGATAGGAGCAGGCTTTACAAAGCTTGTTATGATTGTTATCTGTATTCGTCTTTGGATTATTCGTTTGCCAGCTGTGTTTATTTTGCAATATTTTGGATTTATGGAAGATTCGTTGGGATATGCTTTTATAATTTCAAATTATGTGGCTTTGATTATCTTGTTGTGTTTGACTTTTACTAAATATTGGGCGAAGGCACAATAA
- the tuf gene encoding elongation factor Tu produces MAKEVFQRTKPHMNVGTIGHVDHGKTTLTAAISIYCSKVNKDAKALKYEDIDNAPEEKARGITINARHIEYETAGMHYAHVDCPGHADYIKNMITGAAQMDAAVLLVAADSGAEPQTKEHLLLAQRMGINKIIVFLNKLDLADPELVELVEVEVLELVEKYGFPGDTPIVKGSAFGAMSNPDDPEATKCIKELLETMDNYFDLPQRDIDKPFLLAVEDVFSISGRGTVATGRIERGVIKVGQEVEIVGIRETRKTTVTGVEMFQKILEQGQAGDNVGLLLRGVDKKDIERGQVIAAIGTITPHKKFKASIYCLTKEEGGRHKPFFSGYRPQFFFRTTDVTGMVSLEGKEMVMPGDNVDIVVELISSIAMDKNVEFAVREGGRTVASGRILEILE; encoded by the coding sequence ATGGCTAAGGAAGTCTTTCAGAGAACAAAACCGCATATGAATGTGGGCACAATAGGGCATGTTGACCATGGTAAAACAACATTAACCGCTGCTATTAGTATTTATTGTTCAAAGGTAAATAAAGATGCTAAGGCGCTTAAATATGAAGATATTGATAATGCGCCCGAAGAGAAGGCAAGAGGAATAACAATAAATGCCAGACATATTGAGTATGAAACTGCAGGAATGCATTATGCTCACGTTGATTGTCCTGGCCACGCTGACTATATTAAAAATATGATTACAGGTGCAGCTCAGATGGATGCTGCGGTATTGTTGGTTGCTGCTGATAGTGGAGCAGAACCTCAGACAAAAGAGCATTTACTTCTTGCTCAGCGAATGGGGATAAATAAAATAATAGTATTTTTAAATAAACTAGATTTGGCAGATCCTGAGCTTGTTGAACTTGTTGAAGTTGAAGTTTTAGAGCTTGTTGAAAAATATGGATTTCCTGGTGATACACCAATAGTAAAGGGTTCAGCTTTTGGAGCTATGTCAAATCCTGATGATCCTGAAGCTACAAAATGCATAAAGGAACTTCTTGAAACTATGGATAATTATTTTGATCTTCCCCAAAGAGATATTGATAAACCATTTTTGCTTGCTGTTGAAGATGTTTTCTCTATCTCTGGACGTGGTACTGTTGCTACTGGTCGTATTGAGAGAGGTGTTATTAAAGTTGGACAAGAAGTTGAAATCGTTGGAATTAGAGAAACTAGGAAGACAACCGTTACTGGTGTTGAAATGTTTCAAAAGATTCTTGAGCAAGGTCAAGCAGGGGATAATGTTGGTCTTTTGTTAAGAGGTGTTGATAAAAAGGATATTGAGAGAGGTCAGGTTATTGCTGCTATTGGTACAATTACTCCTCATAAGAAGTTTAAGGCTTCTATATATTGTCTAACTAAGGAAGAAGGCGGAAGACATAAACCATTCTTTTCAGGATATAGACCACAGTTTTTCTTTAGAACAACAGATGTTACAGGTATGGTTAGCTTAGAGGGCAAAGAAATGGTTATGCCAGGGGATAATGTTGATATTGTTGTTGAACTTATATCTTCAATAGCTATGGATAAGAATGTTGAATTTGCTGTTAGAGAAGGCGGTAGAACTGTTGCTTCAGGAAGAATTCTTGAAATATTGGAATAG
- the rpsJ gene encoding 30S ribosomal protein S10, with translation MITKDKIRVRLFSFDVKILDQSAESIVRAVQKSKAQIKGPIPLPTKIKKYTVLRSPHVNKKSREQFEMRTHKRLIDILEPTSALMDSLMKLELPAGVEVDIKQ, from the coding sequence TTGATTACTAAAGATAAGATACGGGTAAGACTTTTTAGTTTTGATGTTAAGATATTAGATCAGAGTGCTGAGTCTATTGTTAGGGCTGTTCAAAAATCTAAGGCACAAATTAAAGGTCCTATTCCTTTGCCGACAAAGATAAAAAAATATACTGTTTTGCGTTCTCCTCATGTTAATAAAAAATCAAGAGAACAGTTTGAAATGAGAACTCATAAGAGGCTTATTGATATTTTAGAGCCTACTTCTGCTTTGATGGACTCTTTAATGAAATTAGAGCTTCCTGCAGGAGTGGAGGTTGATATTAAGCAGTAA
- the rplC gene encoding 50S ribosomal protein L3 yields MLGLIGKKVGMTQVFQGNGVVVPVTVIEFEPNYVIGKKTVERDGYDALIMGSVDLRSSKISKPIRGQYKNLENVEPKRYVIEFKGLKGYDAGDEIGLDAFREIKYVDITGTTKGKGFQGAMKRHNFSGGPSSHGSKFHRHLGGTGQATTPARTFKGTKMAGRMGGEQQTIQNLEVVFIDEEKRAILVKGAVPGVKGSFVIVKKAKKVGV; encoded by the coding sequence ATGTTGGGATTGATTGGAAAAAAAGTTGGCATGACGCAGGTCTTTCAAGGCAATGGAGTTGTGGTGCCTGTTACGGTGATAGAATTTGAGCCCAATTATGTTATAGGAAAAAAAACGGTAGAAAGAGATGGATATGATGCTCTGATAATGGGTTCTGTCGATCTTAGGAGTTCTAAAATTTCAAAGCCTATAAGAGGTCAGTATAAAAACTTAGAGAATGTTGAACCTAAGAGATATGTGATAGAATTTAAGGGTCTTAAAGGTTATGATGCTGGCGATGAGATCGGACTTGATGCTTTTAGGGAGATTAAGTATGTGGATATTACTGGTACTACTAAGGGTAAAGGTTTTCAAGGGGCTATGAAGAGGCATAATTTTAGTGGTGGTCCATCTTCTCATGGTTCTAAGTTTCATAGACATCTTGGTGGTACAGGTCAAGCTACTACACCTGCTAGAACCTTTAAGGGAACTAAAATGGCTGGCAGAATGGGTGGAGAGCAACAAACTATTCAAAATCTTGAAGTTGTTTTTATTGATGAAGAGAAAAGAGCCATTTTGGTAAAAGGAGCTGTGCCAGGGGTTAAGGGTTCTTTTGTTATTGTTAAAAAGGCGAAAAAAGTGGGTGTTTAG
- the rplD gene encoding 50S ribosomal protein L4, producing MERKVFSKDGQELRTINLEEGVFNIDISYGSIYNAINNELANLRVGTASTKTRSEVRGSSKKPWKQKGTGRARVGTKRNPVWVGGGVALGPKPRDYSYKLPKKVKRLAFRSVLSLCVSVEDRLKIVENFTIESGKTKDLALIMKNFIKINGKTVILLGNDDQMVKRAGKNIRDLKILSFNRLRVVDLFYAKNLIALESAINGLNELYVK from the coding sequence ATGGAAAGAAAAGTTTTTTCTAAGGATGGACAAGAACTCCGAACTATAAATTTAGAGGAAGGAGTTTTTAATATAGATATTAGTTATGGTTCTATATATAATGCTATTAATAATGAACTAGCCAATCTTAGGGTTGGAACAGCTTCAACTAAAACTAGGTCTGAGGTTAGGGGTAGTTCAAAGAAGCCTTGGAAACAAAAGGGTACAGGACGTGCTAGGGTCGGTACTAAGAGAAATCCTGTTTGGGTTGGTGGAGGTGTAGCTTTAGGGCCAAAACCAAGGGATTATAGTTATAAGCTTCCAAAAAAAGTTAAACGACTTGCTTTTAGATCTGTTCTTAGTCTGTGTGTATCTGTAGAAGATAGATTAAAAATTGTTGAAAATTTTACTATTGAATCAGGAAAGACAAAAGATCTTGCTTTAATAATGAAAAATTTTATAAAGATTAATGGTAAAACAGTAATTTTATTGGGTAATGATGATCAAATGGTTAAAAGAGCAGGAAAAAATATAAGAGATTTAAAGATTTTATCTTTTAATAGACTTAGAGTTGTTGATTTATTTTATGCTAAAAATTTAATAGCACTTGAGTCTGCTATTAATGGACTTAATGAGCTTTATGTTAAATAA
- the rplW gene encoding 50S ribosomal protein L23, with protein sequence MKAYDIIISPMLTEKTNIQRENMNVYAFKVRKQANKKEIGAAIKELFNVTPISCNLLNVKSKVKMVVSRKGYPIGKGKTSSWKKAYVYLKKEDKIDIF encoded by the coding sequence ATGAAAGCTTATGATATAATAATTTCGCCTATGCTTACTGAGAAAACTAATATTCAAAGAGAGAATATGAATGTTTATGCTTTTAAGGTTAGGAAGCAAGCAAATAAAAAAGAGATTGGCGCTGCGATTAAAGAGCTTTTTAATGTTACTCCAATATCATGTAATTTGCTTAATGTTAAGAGCAAGGTTAAAATGGTTGTGTCAAGGAAAGGTTATCCTATTGGTAAGGGAAAAACTTCTTCATGGAAAAAGGCGTATGTTTATCTTAAAAAAGAAGATAAGATAGATATTTTTTAG
- the rplB gene encoding 50S ribosomal protein L2, whose translation MGIKTYKPKTSSLRYKTTLSFDELSKGNSPLKSLTRGKVSRAGRDSSGRISVRRRGGGHKRRYREIDFGRRDKFGIPARVVSIEYDPNRSSNIALLVYRDGDKRYIIAPKGIKVGDILESGPNAPIRIGNALPLEDIPVGKAVHNIELNVGKGGQLVRGAGGYAMVLASKGDYVTVKLPSGEMRMIFKKCIATLGEVGNEDYINVSIGKAGKSRWLGKRPKVRGVAMNPIDHPHGGGEGKTSGGRHPVSPWGQPTKGYKTRKKNKYSDKFIIKRRNN comes from the coding sequence ATGGGTATTAAGACTTATAAGCCAAAAACTTCATCTTTACGTTATAAGACAACTTTATCTTTTGATGAGTTAAGTAAGGGTAATAGTCCTTTGAAGTCTTTAACTAGAGGGAAGGTATCTAGGGCTGGAAGAGATTCTTCTGGAAGAATTAGTGTTAGAAGAAGAGGTGGAGGACATAAAAGACGGTATAGAGAGATTGACTTTGGCAGAAGGGATAAGTTTGGTATACCTGCTCGAGTTGTGTCTATTGAGTATGATCCAAATAGAAGTTCTAATATAGCTTTGCTTGTTTACAGAGATGGGGATAAAAGATATATTATTGCTCCTAAAGGAATTAAAGTCGGTGATATTTTGGAGAGTGGTCCAAATGCTCCAATAAGGATTGGCAATGCTTTGCCACTTGAGGACATTCCTGTTGGTAAAGCAGTGCATAACATTGAGCTTAATGTTGGAAAAGGTGGACAGCTTGTAAGAGGTGCTGGAGGCTATGCGATGGTGCTTGCTTCTAAGGGAGATTATGTAACAGTTAAGCTTCCATCAGGTGAGATGCGAATGATCTTTAAAAAATGCATAGCGACTCTTGGAGAAGTTGGCAATGAAGATTATATAAATGTTTCTATTGGTAAAGCTGGTAAGAGTAGATGGCTTGGTAAAAGGCCTAAGGTAAGAGGTGTTGCGATGAATCCTATCGACCATCCACATGGAGGTGGTGAGGGTAAGACTTCTGGTGGTCGTCATCCTGTATCTCCTTGGGGACAGCCAACTAAGGGATATAAGACTCGTAAGAAAAATAAGTACTCAGATAAATTTATCATTAAAAGAAGAAATAATTAG
- the rpsS gene encoding 30S ribosomal protein S19, with product MARSIKKGPFIEKSLYQKVLASSGREKRVVIKTYSRASTIIPEMVSLTISVYNGKSFIPVYITEDLVGHKLGEFSPTRIFRGHAKSDKKGRK from the coding sequence GTGGCAAGATCTATTAAAAAAGGACCTTTTATAGAAAAGAGTCTTTATCAAAAAGTTTTAGCCTCTTCTGGCAGAGAGAAAAGGGTGGTAATTAAAACCTATTCTAGAGCCTCAACAATAATTCCTGAGATGGTAAGTCTTACTATATCTGTTTACAATGGGAAGTCTTTTATTCCTGTGTATATTACTGAAGATCTTGTTGGGCATAAGCTTGGGGAATTTTCACCTACAAGAATTTTTAGGGGACATGCTAAATCAGATAAGAAGGGAAGGAAGTAG
- the rplV gene encoding 50S ribosomal protein L22, protein MFVNRRYTARGKNLPSSPKKVRPIADNIRGKPYSEAVAILCSMPNKCAKLLGKVVKSAASNAMYHNRNLSEDMIFIKTVMVDDGRRRRSVWPRARGRADRLVNRSCHIFVEVYEKMYGGE, encoded by the coding sequence ATGTTTGTAAATAGAAGATATACTGCAAGAGGCAAAAATTTGCCATCTTCTCCAAAAAAAGTAAGGCCTATAGCCGATAATATACGAGGTAAGCCTTACAGTGAAGCTGTTGCGATACTTTGTTCTATGCCCAATAAATGTGCTAAACTTTTAGGTAAGGTGGTCAAATCAGCCGCATCGAATGCTATGTATCATAACAGAAATCTTTCTGAAGATATGATTTTTATAAAAACAGTCATGGTAGACGATGGGCGAAGGCGTAGGAGCGTTTGGCCTAGAGCTAGAGGTAGAGCAGATAGGCTTGTTAACAGAAGTTGTCATATTTTTGTTGAAGTTTATGAAAAGATGTATGGTGGAGAATAA
- the rpsC gene encoding 30S ribosomal protein S3 has protein sequence MGQKVHPYSLRIKINRDWKSKWYFDKKLYSEILHEDFLIRRETMKFLKGIRFDISDIEIIRNNLQRVTVIISTPRPGSVIGVKGANLEKIGQLLTRKISKKINIKIKEIKKPEFDAQIVANGIAKQLENRASYRKLLKSSLLSSISKGVQGVKIKVSGRLGGAEIARSFEVKEGRIPLHTLRANIDYGFAEAQTTYGVIGVKVWLFKGEVLGKQTNSDAGQVINKKTSREKSEYFDKNRVDDKSKKVVNDDKFSRKKLEFGSKSNSSFKKKNGSDV, from the coding sequence ATGGGTCAAAAAGTACATCCTTACAGTTTAAGAATTAAGATCAATAGGGATTGGAAATCAAAGTGGTATTTTGATAAAAAGTTATATTCTGAGATTCTTCACGAAGATTTCTTAATAAGACGGGAAACTATGAAGTTTCTTAAAGGAATTAGGTTTGATATTTCTGATATAGAGATTATTAGAAATAATCTTCAAAGAGTAACAGTAATAATTTCCACTCCAAGACCTGGTTCTGTTATTGGTGTTAAGGGCGCCAATCTTGAAAAAATTGGACAATTATTAACTAGAAAAATATCTAAAAAAATTAATATTAAAATAAAAGAGATTAAGAAGCCAGAATTTGATGCGCAAATTGTTGCTAATGGAATAGCAAAGCAACTAGAAAATAGAGCTTCTTATAGAAAACTTTTAAAGTCTTCACTTTTATCTTCTATTTCCAAAGGTGTTCAAGGGGTAAAAATTAAAGTTTCAGGCAGGCTTGGTGGGGCTGAGATTGCCAGAAGTTTTGAAGTTAAAGAAGGACGTATTCCTTTACATACTCTTAGAGCTAATATAGATTATGGTTTTGCCGAAGCTCAGACAACTTATGGTGTTATTGGTGTTAAAGTTTGGTTGTTTAAGGGAGAAGTTTTAGGAAAACAGACTAATTCAGATGCTGGTCAGGTAATTAACAAAAAAACTTCGAGAGAAAAGAGTGAGTATTTTGACAAAAATAGAGTAGATGATAAGAGTAAAAAAGTTGTCAATGACGATAAATTTTCTAGAAAAAAATTAGAATTTGGATCTAAATCCAATAGTAGTTTTAAAAAGAAAAATGGTTCTGATGTCTAG
- the rplP gene encoding 50S ribosomal protein L16, with amino-acid sequence MLSPRKVKYRKKQRGRLSGEAQKGNEISFGEYGLVSLETYFITARQIEAARVAMTRRVKRGGKVWIRIFPDVPYTKKPAETRMGKGKGGVDHWNAPVKLGTVMFEMAGVPRELAEAAMMLASSKLPVKTTFVVRRDLR; translated from the coding sequence ATGTTAAGTCCTAGAAAGGTTAAATATAGGAAGAAGCAAAGAGGAAGACTTTCTGGAGAGGCTCAGAAGGGTAACGAGATATCTTTTGGAGAATATGGACTTGTTTCTCTTGAGACATATTTTATTACTGCACGGCAGATTGAAGCAGCTCGTGTTGCTATGACACGTAGAGTTAAGAGGGGGGGTAAGGTTTGGATCAGAATATTTCCAGATGTGCCTTATACTAAAAAGCCAGCTGAAACGAGAATGGGTAAAGGTAAGGGAGGTGTTGATCATTGGAATGCTCCTGTTAAGCTTGGAACCGTTATGTTTGAGATGGCTGGAGTGCCTAGAGAACTTGCTGAGGCAGCTATGATGCTTGCCAGTTCTAAGCTCCCGGTTAAAACTACATTTGTGGTAAGGCGAGATTTGAGGTGA
- the rpmC gene encoding 50S ribosomal protein L29, with protein sequence MLKKFRDLTLEDIKAKRLSLKKEYMDLRFKAVVGHVENPLKKRELRRDIARLNTIVHEYEIGIRKV encoded by the coding sequence ATGTTGAAAAAATTTAGGGATCTTACTCTTGAAGATATAAAAGCTAAGAGATTGTCTTTAAAAAAAGAATATATGGACTTAAGATTTAAGGCTGTGGTTGGTCATGTTGAGAATCCTTTAAAAAAAAGAGAGCTGAGGCGAGATATTGCAAGGCTTAATACAATAGTTCATGAATATGAAATAGGTATTAGGAAGGTTTAA
- the rpsQ gene encoding 30S ribosomal protein S17 — protein sequence MARENKKELIGKVVSDKMSKTIVVEIVQRKMHPIYHKYLKVSRRVKAHDEREESKLGDKVKIIESRPISKEKRWMLVEVLEKSK from the coding sequence ATGGCAAGGGAAAATAAGAAAGAGCTAATTGGAAAGGTTGTTAGTGATAAGATGAGTAAAACAATAGTTGTTGAAATTGTTCAAAGGAAAATGCATCCTATCTATCATAAGTACTTAAAAGTTAGCAGAAGAGTAAAGGCTCATGATGAGAGAGAAGAATCAAAACTTGGAGATAAGGTAAAGATTATTGAATCCAGGCCTATTAGTAAAGAAAAAAGATGGATGCTTGTTGAAGTCTTGGAGAAGTCAAAATAA
- the rplN gene encoding 50S ribosomal protein L14: MVQMQTYLTVADNTGGKIAECIKVLGGSKKRSARVGDIIVIAVKQAIPNSPIKKGEVHKAVVVRTSKEIRRKNGTYVRFDDNACVILDANLNPRGKRVFGPVARELRDANFMKVVSLASEVI; the protein is encoded by the coding sequence ATGGTACAGATGCAGACATATTTAACGGTTGCTGACAATACGGGTGGTAAGATAGCAGAGTGCATAAAAGTTCTTGGTGGAAGTAAAAAACGATCTGCTAGGGTTGGAGACATAATAGTTATTGCTGTGAAGCAAGCAATTCCCAATTCACCTATTAAGAAAGGCGAGGTACATAAAGCCGTAGTTGTTAGGACCTCAAAAGAGATAAGACGGAAGAACGGGACTTATGTTAGATTTGATGATAATGCATGTGTTATACTTGATGCTAACTTGAATCCAAGAGGTAAGAGAGTTTTTGGACCTGTTGCAAGAGAGCTAAGGGATGCTAATTTTATGAAAGTTGTCTCATTGGCTTCAGAGGTGATATAA